From Solibacillus sp. FSL W7-1464:
GACGACATGCATGGCAGACATCATCCCGCGCGATAGGGAAGAGACCGCTACATCTTCAGGGAGTCGGAACCGTTGCATCAGCTCTTTTGCATAGTCTTCATCAAAATTCGGACGGAATGCTGCTGTTTGTTTAATGTATTTCCATACTTTTTCCGACTCGTCGAGCTTTATATCCCGGATAAAAATAATATTTTCCATTAAATCTTCATTTTCAAAAACAGAAACCCCGTCAATTGCTACACGTCCGGAAGTTGCCTGCACAAAGCTCGCGAGCAGTGAGAGCATGGAAGTTTTTCCGGCTCCATTACGACCGAGCAGCCCGTATATTTTATTTGTTTCTAATGTAAGAGAAACATTTTTTAATATTTGTTTATTTTTTAATTGAAGAGAGACATCTTCAAATTGAATGACGTTGTACATATTTGAACCCTACCTTTCGTATGAATCGAACATTTTCTGAATTTCCTCTTTCGTCATGCCAAGTTTTTTTGCCTCGGCGATTAGCGGTTCAATATATTGCTGTTGAAATTGGGAAATGCGTCGGTTTCGCAGCATTTCAAATGCGCCGTCCGCGACAAACATCCCGACGCCACGTCTTTTATAGACAATCCCTGAATCGACCAGCTGGTTAAAGCCTTTTAAAATCGTGGCGGGATTTATTTTATAATGGGCAACGAGCTGATTCGTTGAAGGAATTTGATCACCATCTTTTAAAACACCATTTACAATATCATCCTCAATCAT
This genomic window contains:
- a CDS encoding GntR family transcriptional regulator; translation: MRLTFDDTKPIFQQIAEMIEDDIVNGVLKDGDQIPSTNQLVAHYKINPATILKGFNQLVDSGIVYKRRGVGMFVADGAFEMLRNRRISQFQQQYIEPLIAEAKKLGMTKEEIQKMFDSYER